The sequence below is a genomic window from Candidatus Atribacteria bacterium.
AAGTTTTTTCTCCTATTAATATTTTACCGGAAGCTGCGTTTGCCTGTAAGCGTGAAGTTAAATTTACCGTATCACCGATAACAGTAAATTCTTTTCTTATATTTGAACCGATCTCACCGGAGATACATAATCCGGTGTTAATTCCGATTCTTGCTTTTAAACTTTTTATTTTTCTATCAATTTCTATCTTTCCATTTTCTTCTATAGAATGCATTATCTCCAGGCTTGCTCTTGCCGCTCTTTCCGGGTCGTCTTCATGGCTAAAAGGTGTACCGAATATAGCCATCAATCCGTCACCTAAGAATTTATTGACACTTCCACCGTATTTTTCTATGATGCCTACTATCGGAGCAAATATTTTATTAATTATCTCGGTGGCTTTCTCCGGGTCAAGGCGGTCAGCAAGCTTGGTAAAATCTTTTATATCGACAAAAATGATAGTAGTTTCGCTCCGTTCACTCGACAAGCTTCCCTTTCCTTCTAATATCCTGGAAGTAACCGCTTTCGGAACATAGGGTTTAAACAATTCTAAAATATTGTTTTGTTGATTTTGTTTTTTCTCTTTCATCTTTTCTTTTCCCATTTGAGATATTATAAAAAAGGGGACAGGCTACTTTTACGAGTAAAAAGTAGTCTGTCCCCTTTTTATTTTACATTTAACTTTACGGTGTTGGAGGAGGACAATATACCACCACATTAGCACTAGCTGTACCACTGCTTGCCCCTACGGTAGAGCTAATGGTTTCGGTACCTGCGTTAATCAAAGTTAAAGTAGTCGATGCAATTCCACTTACTGTTGTTTCAGAATATGAACTTAGGCTGCCTGAAGTTGTAGTAAATGTCACAACAGTCCCATCAGTTACCGGGTTTCCTCCTGCATCTTTAACAGTGGCAGTAATTAGAGAAGTACCGCCGCCAGCAGTTACTGTAGTAGGACTAGCGAGTAAGGTAATGGTAGTTGGTACTCCTGCCGCATTTACTGTAATACTTACACTATCATATGCCACATTACCGTTAGAGTCAGTAACAGTAAGTACGACAACATAAGTACCTGCTGCTGTATATTCATGACTGATCGTCATTCCGGTACCGGTTGTTGTATCTCCAAAGTTCCAAGCATAACTGACAATTGAACAGGCTCCACAATCGGACACCACTGAGGAATCGGAAGCATCGAAGTATACGGTAAATGGAGCAATACCGGTGGTAGATGGAGTTACATTGATCACTGCAGTAGGCGCACCGGCCTCTCCCACGGTAATGGTTTCCAAAGCTACACCAACGTTTCCAAAGTAATCGGTAACCGTTAGTTTAACTATATAAGTACCATTAGTATAGGTATGAGCTGCCGGCATGACACCGCTTGCAGTTGTACCATCACCAAAGTCCCAGGCATAACTGGCTATTCCTCTATCATCGGTTGAACTATAAGCATCAAAAATAACCGTAAAGGGTTCTGTTCCGCTTGTACCCGGGGTTACATTAATAACCGCAACAGGAGGTACAAAATCCACTCCGGGCTGAATGGCCGGGAGATCTACGGTAACAGATTTAGTAATACTATGGCCAGCGCCATCTTCTCCTATCATGCTGACAGTACAGGTAAGCTCAGTAATAAGAGGATTTAAAGTTATATAATCTAAAACTTCTTGAAAATAGAGAGGTAGATTGTCAATGGTAGTAATTGGTCCGGGAGTTCCGGGCGAAGTAGAAGGTGCTACATAAAAGGTGGCTCCTACCGTTTTTGATAAACTGGATATTTTAGTAGTACCATTATAATAATCATATTTGAATCCCGTACCTATAAATTCTACTTCATTTAGAGAATATATCTCGAGTGAAATAGTACCATCTTCCAGGTTAACTTCGGTATAATTCACTCTTATCTGCGCTTGGGGGTCAAATATATTAAGAAGCCCTAAGGAAAGCCAATTACACCCCGCTAATGAAATGATGAAACCTAACAATATGGTAATAAATAATAT
It includes:
- a CDS encoding PKD domain-containing protein; this encodes ILFITILLGFIISLAGCNWLSLGLLNIFDPQAQIRVNYTEVNLEDGTISLEIYSLNEVEFIGTGFKYDYYNGTTKISSLSKTVGATFYVAPSTSPGTPGPITTIDNLPLYFQEVLDYITLNPLITELTCTVSMIGEDGAGHSITKSVTVDLPAIQPGVDFVPPVAVINVTPGTSGTEPFTVIFDAYSSTDDRGIASYAWDFGDGTTASGVMPAAHTYTNGTYIVKLTVTDYFGNVGVALETITVGEAGAPTAVINVTPSTTGIAPFTVYFDASDSSVVSDCGACSIVSYAWNFGDTTTGTGMTISHEYTAAGTYVVVLTVTDSNGNVAYDSVSITVNAAGVPTTITLLASPTTVTAGGGTSLITATVKDAGGNPVTDGTVVTFTTTSGSLSSYSETTVSGIASTTLTLINAGTETISSTVGASSGTASANVVVYCPPPTP